A region of Thermothielavioides terrestris NRRL 8126 chromosome 6, complete sequence DNA encodes the following proteins:
- a CDS encoding mitochondrial 54S ribosomal protein YmL9, producing MAPRLPARCWRQLLRPSPSSATTTTTPTTPTAAARPRVSLLLPASAPPSTQAHLLPFTQSRTVKSGWSTLPPRAKPHRFNQTTSGLPAPTTGPAAALKRKERTTPVRTGVLAIKKGMTVFMGRTGARIPCTVLQLDRVQVVLNKTRRKHGYWAVQVGMGERAPGNLTAPLLGYYEAKGIPPKEVLAEFRVRDERGLLPVGVQLMPDWFQVGQRVDVRSNCRGMGFAGGMKRHGFAGQEASHGNSLNHRTIGSAGPSQGAGSRVLPGKKMPGRMGGHRVTVQNLPVLMVDNDLGIVVVKGCVAGPKGAVVKIQDACKKPPPSDEFIEKTRKQLEERFPDAEAHLQAARVRHLELKEARRQKRIAELMEQGMKPTEEQADAIEQIIAASARKESAEQTPANF from the coding sequence ATGGCGCCACGGCTGCCcgcccgctgctggcggcagctgctgcgaccctcgccgtcatcggcaaccacaaccacaactCCGACCACcccaaccgccgccgcccgcccgcgcgtCTCGCTGCTCctccccgcctccgccccgcCTTCGACACAAGCCCACCTCCTCCCGTTTACGCAATCCCGCACCGTCAAGTCCGGTTGgtcgacgctgccgccgcgcgccaaGCCGCACCGCTTCAACCAGACGACGTCGggcctgccggcgccgacgacgggcccggcggcggcgctcaagCGCAAGGAGCGCACGACGCCGGTGCGCACGGGCGTGCTGGCCATCAAGAAGGGCATGACGGTGTTCATGGGCCGCACGGGCGCGCGCATCCCCTGCACGGTGCTGCAGCTGGACCGCGTGCAGGTGGTGCTCAACAAGACGCGCCGCAAGCACGGCTACTGGGCCGTGCAGGTCGGCATGggcgagcgcgcgcccggCAACCTGaccgcgccgctgctgggctACTACGAGGCCAAGGGCATCCCGCCCAAGGAggtgctggccgagttcCGCGTCCGCGAcgagcgcggcctgctgcccgTCGGCGTGCAGCTCATGCCCGACTGGTTCcaggtcggccagcgcgtGGACGTGCGGAGCAACTGCCGCGGCATGGGgttcgccggcggcatgAAGAGGCACGGCTTTGCCGGCCAGGAGGCGAGCCACGGCAACTCGCTGAACCATCGAACGATCGGGTCGGCCGGCCCGAGCCAGGGCGCCGGGTCGAGAGTGCTGCCGGGGAAGAAGATGCCCGGGCGGATGGGGGGCCACCGGGTGACGGTCCAGAACCTGCCGGTGCTGATGGTGGATAACGACTTGGGGATTGTGGTGGTGAAGGGGTGCGTGGCCGGGCCGAAGGGTGCCGTGGTCAAGATTCAGGATGCGTGcaagaagccgccgccgagcgacgAGTTCATCGAGAAGACGCGcaagcagctcgaggagcgGTTCccggacgccgaggcgcaCTTGCAGGCCGCGCGGGTGCGGCACCTGGAGCTGAAGGAGGCGAGACGGCAGAAGAGGATAGCGGAGCTCATGGAGCAGGGCATGAAGCCgaccgaggagcaggcggaTGCGATTGAGCAGATCATtgcggccagcgcgcggaAGGAGAGCGCGGAGCAGACGCCTGCGAACTTCTGA